AACCGCGGCTCACGATCAGCAGATACAGACACAGCAGCACTAACATTCCCACCAAACCAAACTCTTCGCCTAGTACGGCAATGATGAAATCCGTATGCCGCTCGGGTAAAAACTCTAGCTGCGACTGAGTGCCTTGAAGCCACCCCTTGCCCCATACCCCACCGCTGCCAATGGCAGTCGTGGATTGAATAATATTCCAACCAGAGCCTAGCGGGTCGCTTTCAGGGTTTAAGAATGTCAGCACCCGCTGACGCTGGTAATTATGCATATTCGCCCACAGCACCGGAACGCCTGCAGCGCCCAGCGCCGTAATAAATCCTATTAACCGCCATGACAGACCTGCTAGCAGCACCACAATAAGCGCCGCGCTGGCGACTAATAGCGAGGTTCCCAGGTCTGGCTGGATTGCCGTAAGCACTACCGGCACCCCAATAATCACACCACATACGATGATATCGCGAAGGCGCGGCGGTAGCTCACAGCGATTCAGGTAGGCTGCCACCATCAAGGGGGCCGCTAGCTTCATCATCTCTGAGGGCTGAAAACGAATCACGCCGGGAATTTCCAGCCAACGTTTGGCCCCCATCCCCACATCGCCAACTAAATCAACCGCCAATAGCAT
This DNA window, taken from Vreelandella profundi, encodes the following:
- the rodA gene encoding rod shape-determining protein RodA, yielding MPWHFITRSMRGYPVRPPDSGISRRKSIWERIHLDPWLLGLLLVLMGGGLVVLYSASGQSIDSVIAQGVRFCLALTVMVIIAQFSPSTFLRWAPLGYGVGVAMLLAVDLVGDVGMGAKRWLEIPGVIRFQPSEMMKLAAPLMVAAYLNRCELPPRLRDIIVCGVIIGVPVVLTAIQPDLGTSLLVASAALIVVLLAGLSWRLIGFITALGAAGVPVLWANMHNYQRQRVLTFLNPESDPLGSGWNIIQSTTAIGSGGVWGKGWLQGTQSQLEFLPERHTDFIIAVLGEEFGLVGMLVLLCLYLLIVSRGLWMATSAQDTFGRLVAGSIILTFFIYVFVNMGMVSGILPVVGVPLPLVSYGGTSSVTLLAGFGILMSIHAHRRLLSR